The sequence aaaatatttttacatatatttatttagttcTTAAGTTCTACTTATTGTTTTATTACGGTTACCTTCACTGTTTTGTAAAGTATCCTTTGAAGACATTTAATATATATGTTATTTCCAAATCGTGCTATAAAGTGGATGTGATATCACGCATACGCACAGTTGGTCAAGCACTAAACATATTGTAATATTTGCTAGCACTTTGAAAACGTTTAGTtcggtttattttattttatttcatttcataGGTGTGTCTTCACGGATGCCTGGCAGTGTGAGTTTGAGAACTTTTGCATTATGGTTGGTGGAGACATAAATCAAAATACCATTACGCCCGAAAGGTCCGCCCATATCAGGAGACAACCCATGCTGTGATTTATTAGAAAAACTGCAAGGGAAACCCCCAAAGGGGGGGGGACTGGAAGGGGTGCCAAAGGAAAACAGAAGCAGCAGCAAGAGCAAGAGCCACAGCAGCAGTAACGCGTTTCTTTTGATAAAAATTTTGAACTAAATCAAAACTTCATTTCACATCGGTGCCATTTCTTGCGCCAGGGCCTCAGTTGAGTTCAgttcagttttcagttttcagtttgCCGTTTTCAGTTGAGTTGAGCGAAAACTCCACCCTCGTGCAACAAAAAGCGAGACGAGGAAAAGTGCACAACATCGAAACAAGAAATGGCGGCAAAACTAGAAAATGTAGCCAAGCGGCGGCGAAAGCGGAAAATGCTACACCGGAAAATGATTTAAGGTAGTTTAtatgtagtaaaaaaatatcgaatttttaaattaaattcagcATCAAAAAAAACGAATACtgctttaaatttatatttttacatgataagttttatatataaaaaatattttatattttactacTTGTAATAAATgctaaaattaattttaaaattaagaaCATAAGAGTAACTTAATTGCATATTAGTTCTTAAAACTAtaagtaatttaaaaaacatgaTTTGCCTCAAATAAGAATTATAAGTAATACAATATTATGAATGATTTTGCACTCAACTATTTATAATAAATGCAATAGAAGTgctcaaaaatgtattttaaaaattagtagatttaattgtttatttttaattattttttaattgtttttttttaattatttttttatttacatttttatttacatttttatttccattacctaaaaaaattttattaaggATTTGGCACTCaactatttaaaattaatgcaacaaaattattttgtaGTGCACAAAACTAAGTTTTAGGaaatttgaatatttatttttaagtaaaaaataacctcaatatcgtttttatttaaaatctaaTTCTTTCCATTAAAGTTCCTGTCACCTTGTGATTTTTTTCCCGTGTAAAGAGAAGTGTTTGGCTGGCGGATTGGGTGCACGGGGCTGCTCGAAGGATGCCTCGTCCTTTCCTCAACGGTGTCGCATTCAGCAAACGACGATGCCGCATCGTTGTCCTGCGACTTGACTCGACAAAATTCACTGCTGGCTGTCAGTTCAATAAATCATTTGCGTTTTGACACGTCGCTCCCTCGCCCCTTTGCCCCTTGGCCCCTCATCCTGCAGCTAACTGCTGCGCCAATGAAAATCcataaatacaaaaacaaagcaaaaagcAGGGCAGCACAAAAAAGAGGGAAATAGAAAAATTCAGAGACGCGAGACGGAGacggagatggagatggagaccGAGAAACAGCCCCAAAAGCCCGGCTTCCAGGCTCCATGTGGGATGCACATAAATTCCAAGCTGTAGGACCGACCAACCCATCGACCCACCGCTTTCCCCGAAGAAAACTCACCCGGAGAGAAGTGTTGCAAGAGCGGAAGAAGAAGGAGACGAACACGAAAACGTTGCCACCGCCGAAGTCCATAGATCAGAGCCCCTTCCCGGTGTGTCTGTACTCcgatgatgacgatgatgatgggGATGCTGGGGATGATGACGATGTCGCCGCAAGGACGCCTCAAGATGCAGTCGCACCACTCGGAGATGCTCGGCTGGCAATATATTACACCTGGAATGTTGTGACAGGCGAAGGAACCTCTTCAAGCCACCTTGCCACGCCCATAAACAACAGATCCTGGCCATGTCAGCCGCCCACTTGAGGTGTGGCCAAGATGCAGGGGCTACATTGGCTTAAAGGATGCTTTACACGTTAAAAGAATGTCGTTTCGCatgatttcttttttttcctttttcttaaattttaatgatttccTATAAAGGtttatcttaatatttaatattgcCTATTGCAAACCTGATCGAAACATGATTGTAAAATTGAAGCTGTCTTTGCGTGTTTTCAAATagatttcattatttttgttGAGCAGAAATCTCAAGAATCTGCTTGCCTATTCCCAATATTGTAGCTtatatagtttccgagatcatagcgttcatacggacagacggacatggctggatctagtacaccctctactctacgagtaataGGTATAAATATTAGTTATAAATGAAcattaaattacaaaatactaaaattataCAAACGCTGTACGTTGATAAAAATTAGTACATATCAACCTCATTTTAAAAATGCGGCAAATCCTTCCAGAGGAAGTGAGTTCCTTGTGCTTCAGCGAGTGCACCTCGGTGGAAAAGTTCGACTGCAACTTGCTGATCGTCGGCGGAGATGATTATACGAAGGACTGGCTGATCACCCAGACCAGGGCGATCTGCCCGCCCTTTAAAATCACCTCTTTCATCCGACACTTCGAACTGATCAAGGTGTCCTTTGTCATACCAAAGGTGGTGGACGCTCGTCTCTGTCGCATATTTTACCTCTTTGAAAAGCAAGTGGTGTGTGGTGAAACAATCCCCCCTGGATGAATGCAGTGAGGAGTACCAATCGAAGGTGGTGTACCATGAGGCGGAGAATGTTGAAATAAAGGCGTACATAGACGAAGAGAGCGTAGAAATCACCAAGAACAATTACTCAAAGATCTGCTACCTAGTATTCCATCTGCCGGTGGATTTTTGTCCAAAGATCTAGCCCATCCTTATTTAATTCATTTGAAACcgtttttttaataattccCGTTTTATAATGTGATCAGTTTTTACGTATTTAACCAATTTCTAAAAATCTATGTGACCAATAGATTTAGAACCAGACCCCATTTTGTTTGGAGAAAGCAATACTAAAATCCAACAtcgcttttaaatatagaattATTACCATAtgggaaaaatatttttaacgtCAAGTTCTTGAAAGCTAAAAAAAACTTACTAAAAGTGCGATACAGATAATGTATTCGGGAAAACAGGTAGGGTGTTAGAATTTTCTTGTATAACCACTCTGGTTTGGATACTATAGCTTATGTACAACAGATTTAAGGGGAGCTGAAACGAGTTCCATAATGATAAGCACATATGTACCTAC is a genomic window of Drosophila suzukii chromosome 2L, CBGP_Dsuzu_IsoJpt1.0, whole genome shotgun sequence containing:
- the LOC139353379 gene encoding uncharacterized protein is translated as MRQILPEEVSSLCFSECTSVEKFDCNLLIVGGDDYTKDWLITQTRAICPPFKITSFIRHFELIKVSFVIPKVVDARLCRIFYLFEKQVVVYHEAENVEIKAYIDEESVEITKNNYSKICYLVFHLPVDFCPKI